TCCAGCACCACCAGGGGGTTCGCTTCTGACATCCTTGTCCGAGTCGCATAATTCGCTCCAGTCGTTTTGAAGTAATTTCCACCGGACGCACGCCCGGCACTACGGGGACCGCTGTTAACGTCTGCTTCAACTCCAGAATCTCCAGCAGGCAGGCGGCATACTGTCTGGGGTCGCAGTTCAGTTCGGCGAGCACTTCCTCATCACAGCATTGTTCGATTTCGAATTTCAAGCGGCGGCCCGTGAACCAGACCAGCGGATGAAACCACCACACCACCGACGCCAGCAGTTGCAGCAGACCAATCCACAGATCGCCTCGGCGGATATGAATCAGTTCGTGCGCCAGCACCGGCTCCAGTTCTGCCAGTGAGCGTCCCTCTAAAATCGCGGTCGGAAGAATGATTGTCGGACGCAACAGGCCAATCACCGCCGGTCCCATCCGACTGTGAGTAATCAGCAGCCGCACACGGCGTTTCAATTTTAATTCTGCACACAGTCGTTCTAATAACCGATTCAACTCCGGATGCGATTGTTCTCCCGCCCGTCGAATGATGTGCCAGCAGCGCAGATAGCGCACCAGCATTACAGTCGCAATCAGAACACCCACTGTCACCCAGACCCTCACGCCGATCTCCTGCCAGGAATCGCGAACCGGAGGCCGCATGATGTTTTCAGCAGTGGATTTCACAGGAATCGCAGCAGTATCTAAATGGACAGGAGTCTGCCGCGAAGTTTCGTTCTCATGGATCGTCACCTTAAAATCCGGGTTTACTGTGACGTCGGGCAGTTTTCTCATGTCGTCTCCGGTCAGCAGACGAATGGACTCGGTGCGCGTCAGCAACTCCGGTTTCGCTGGCGGCAGATCGGGTGAAACTTCGGCAGGCAATCCCGTTTGAATCCAGCAGAACAGGCCAGTGGTACTGTTCCAGACAGGAGGTGTGATAAATTTCAGCAGCACGATCAACCAGAGCAGACATGTCAAATGCGAACGCCTGAAACGCACCAGTCGACAGATCAGATAAACCATCAGCACCAGCACCGAGCATTGCCAGAACTGCTGCCACACCAGCGAGAATATAGAAACGTCAGTCGGCTGCATCGCGTTCCTCCGTCAACTGGTCCAGTAAAGACTTCAACGCATCCAGATCTGCACGACTGACCTGACGATCTTCGATCAGATGTTGCATCAGCGGGAACGTCTCGCCGGCAAACAGTCGGTCTACCAGATCATCGACGGTTTCGCGAATCACCGTGCGTGGCTTGACGCGGGGTGAATACACGCGGGTTCGCCCGTCAAGTTTGACGTTCACATACCCCTTCTTCTCCAGACGGCGCAGATAGGTCTGGACGGTCGTGAAATCAATTCCACGCAATGCGGGAAACGATTCGAATACTTCGCGGACCGTCGCGTGTTTCAGCTCCCATAAGGCGCGGGCGATTTCCATTTCCCCCTTGGATAATGCGGGCCGTTCTGTCATCCCTGCTCCTTCAAGTACAAGTGTAATTGCGACAGTTTAATTACATTTGTACTTGAGTCAATCGCAGTCTGAAATAATTTGATTTTTGGCGAGTGGATTCCCTCCCAAAGTCAATTCCAAAATCAGCGTTCTGAAAAATAGGGAGGGAGTTGGAAATTCTTAGCAAACCATGTTTGGAATTGGTTTCCTGATCGCTTAGAATCGAGGGATGATTCAAAGCAGAGGCGATTCTGTTTTAAGAACGCATAATAAACTTGGATCATAAGTATTTACGAGATACCAATTTCCATTTATTGGATTTACGATAATGAATGTCCGATCCGCCCGACCGAAGGTTAATGATCTAATCTTTCGCTTGATAGGGCGTTCCATACACCCGGAACTTTATACGACTTGCGCCACGGCAGAAATCAAACAGAAGAACTTCTCCGCGGTCTTAAAAGTTTGTGAAACCGGTCATATTGCCTGTATTCAGCACAAGGGAAAATCAGTTTGTGAGATTCTGACCTCGTTTCAGAATCCACTCCCCAGCCAGAAACGCTTACTGGAAAAGCCGGTGCGGGGCTGTCGTTCTGATTCCGTGCAGCTTGAATCGGACCTGTATTACCAGGTCAGCTATCAACTGGAAGAACTGGATTACACCATCTTTAAAAATGTCCATGAAGAATATTTGATGGACGCGCAGCGTGCCG
The sequence above is a segment of the Gimesia algae genome. Coding sequences within it:
- a CDS encoding BlaI/MecI/CopY family transcriptional regulator; its protein translation is MTERPALSKGEMEIARALWELKHATVREVFESFPALRGIDFTTVQTYLRRLEKKGYVNVKLDGRTRVYSPRVKPRTVIRETVDDLVDRLFAGETFPLMQHLIEDRQVSRADLDALKSLLDQLTEERDAAD
- a CDS encoding DUF2617 family protein, which produces MNVRSARPKVNDLIFRLIGRSIHPELYTTCATAEIKQKNFSAVLKVCETGHIACIQHKGKSVCEILTSFQNPLPSQKRLLEKPVRGCRSDSVQLESDLYYQVSYQLEELDYTIFKNVHEEYLMDAQRADLAYHFISESRLTPGALSIIDYEANQTSLLIHAFHTFPDELAVVKTQSLFEF